The Mya arenaria isolate MELC-2E11 chromosome 15, ASM2691426v1 genomic sequence ttggaatggaaatattaaaaaaaactgcggtctgatcttttgtcaacagtcttacatcactggtttgcagatatttacgcaaaaaaatactatttcaagacaaaaaataaaaacgttggaaaaatggtaaatctgtgagagtgcagctttaaggtatcaTCACGCGTAGGATCCCACCCGTCTTTCCTGTTGTTGTCATATGGATACTGCCTGTCCCAATACACGTCGTGGTACCATGAGTCGTATTCGCCCCCACGGTCATACGACCAGCGAGTCTGTACTTGGGACGCTGTTGTCTCACTCGATGATCCTGTCGAGAGAGAGAGTGAGGGTGAGAGCGTCCCTGTTTGTAAGTATTTCAGTAAGAAAAAATACTGATAATTAAAATATAGCGAAGTTTTTTAAGGTTATACACATGGCTTACCTCAATGTCACTCTAAAACATGTACAGATTTGTAGATTGTTTAACTACTAGTCTTTGTTTATTCTCGAAGATAGATAATATTGTTCtttttctttgaacttacctaaaaaattaattgtatatacatttgttgTAAACCTCGTATCGCATGTTTTATATGTGTAGAGTGTATGAtaaactttgaaatttgaagttCATTTCTCTTAAATCTCTTATGGGAACTCTGTATTTCTGTACTTTTTGAAACATGTATTCATCATGTCCTGGCGGAAACGGAAGTTTACACAGACGGTCAGACGGACTAGAATACTCATGCAATTATCATTTCGTCCTAGTGTTACCTCTGGAACAGATTATAATTCACAATTAAATGTTCTTATCTTTACTCTAATGAACTCGAATGTGTATAAAGTATAGTGTCAGACAGAGGACAAAACCTATATATACCATTGTCAAGTGCAGAGCTTGAAAGGAAACTCACTTtaacttgatatatatttatagttaagtTAATTCTAACCGGACTATAATGTTACGGATTTTCATCTTTCTATTGTTTATAACATGCACCAGTGGCCGATCCTGGAAAAAAGGCGTCACTGCGTATGCACCAAAGCTACGGTGTGATGATTTCAAAGCACTCAGCAATATATCGTGGTGGTATGTTGTCATTCAATCTGTTAAAATTTGTActataatattatcatattatcctgtaaaatttaatatgaaatgaatgaatgtaatAGATAGCTCCATGTGTATTCTTGGAGGTTAAGGACGTTCACTAATTATAAATGGTGACGgaacattcggagctcctcggccatttttatcgaaaacaacatcggatgtatatggacggtttacatactcggaaatcggtatgtttaagtccggtTCGAGTTGATCGCGCAGTagtttaatttagcagttaaacttaatgacttaactcttaagaatctttattatgtttgcaataaatcacttcactggcaatcaatttaaactaagatcaatGAATACAAGCTAAAAGactaatttaattaatgatataattcaaaaattacgaactaccTCGACTGATGTTAGTGAccggtatacatccgaggttgttttcgagaaaaacGGCCGAGGATTTTCGAATAACAGAAATGTTGCGCATTTTCACGCTTTCGCCTTCGTGTAGCAAAACGCCATACGGTGTCAAGACAAATCGTACCGCTGCTTTTTTATACCCTAACGAAAGACGAATGAACGATTTAAAGTGCTAAAATACGTCGCGGGGGAAGGGGTTGGGGGGGGGATTGAATTTTGATCttgcaaaatatgtattttaagcGTGATTTACTTGTTGTTAAAACGAATGCTTGAGGAAATTCTATAGCAACTTAATCACGTTAAAcgttattttgtcaaaatgacaAATTCGTCTTTAGAATTGTATTGATATTCAGGTACGACTGGTCAAGTAACCTCGACCGATATGATCATGCAAGGACGTTAAACAACTGCCCACCCAATATGGACATGGCTCCCATGCACGTGCCGATGATAAAGACAATATGGAAAAATGGTACCCATCCAACACTCTCACCGGGAGCCAAGTACGTCTTGGGCTACAACGAACCCGACCATGCAGACCAGGCGGACTTGACCCCAAAACAGGCGGCGGACTTCTGGCCGGAGGTCGAGCGGCTATCAGCGGGACTCCCCTTGATTTCACCAGTAACGGCCGGACAGGACTTCCCTTGGCTGGATGAGTTCTTTCGCCTCTGCAACAACTGTCGCGTGGATTACATCGGCGCGCATATGTATAGGTATGAGTccatgcttgtttttttttaacacaggGCTTTAAAAGTTTACAGTGTTTAGTAAGTATGCAGTGGGTGTAAAGGTGACGTTGTCCGTACAATCATAGCTTCTGTTCACATTCCTACAGGCTAGGATCTTTTGGAGGATTCTATGGTAGGATATCTGTGCCGACATTGCAGACAGGTCATACGGAGCTCGCTACCTTGTACGATGCACGTGTGTTTGGCGTTCGTACGGTGCTAGTCCCGTATTCATACGAACACAATAAACCTGTTCGGTGGTATCTGAAAAATTCTCATTTTAAGCTAGTCAGCTGAAGTGATTAAAccttatcataaaaaataagaaaagataAGTTAAGATGCATCCAAAAGGCACTAATATGGAAGGCGTACACATTTAAACCAGAttctttgttattgttttggcTACTGCGTTGTCGCTGAAGTCTTCATTGTATAAAAAGAAGAACATTTCGGCTGTTGTAAAAGCTTACATGGGCTTATAAGTATACCGTTCTTTTCAATTACACAATGACTAAATGAATAGTTTACAGAGAGGTGcgttatatatcaacatatctATATTACAGGTGCAACGCGGACCAGATCATGTCGTTCCTTCAGCAGCTGCACAGGCGCTATCACAAGAAGGTGTGGCTCACGGAGTTTGCGTGTCCCCACACGACGGACGAGAATGACCATCTCCACCTTATGCAGACATTACTACCCAGACTGGAGGCTGCAAACTACGTTTACAGGTCAACGTTTTGTCTGATTCACAAAACACATGATAACAATCAATATgaaggcgtgagaccacagttatttttactatatgtttcatatagacactaacctggcttttgactttatacacaccccaattgaaaaacaagggcatggcatctctagatcaattcaagacacaaaatataaccacaagaaaacaccatgttgaccattgacccgactgtcaaaattgagttcaaatacataacccttccgccagggagtcaatcggctacaaacaactaattttcacacttccacaagctatgatttttccaatatttacattgaaaactatcaatttcttcaatagagtgtcaaattcagtcaagttctctgaaaaaagaacattttttgcttctttttcattcaattttaataaaatattgatacttgaacacaagcactctttttttctgtattcacatccggatcttggtcaacggggggcagataattGTGGTCTTGAGCCTGAAGTATTTAACACTATAGTACAAGTATAACACGACCTGAGGGACATATTTCCATGAACTCTTTTTTATGTTCATGAACTTGTGATTTATTTCCGTATAGTCGTCGATTTTTGCTCTATTCgtgatttatttcaatgtacTCGTGGTGTATTTCTGAAACTTGAGCCTTCTTTTACGTGTACCCGTGGTTATTCTTGTGACTTGTGGCTTATTCCCGTGTACTCGTGGTTTACCATTGTATACTCGTGGTTTATGTCTGTGTACTTATTGATAATTTTCATGACTTGGAGGATTATTCCGATGAACTCGTGAGTTGtttctgtgtatttgttgttcaTATTATTGTACTTGTCGATTATTTCAATGAACTCGTGGTTTATGTTCATGGCCTTGTGGGATTTCCCGTGCGCTTGTggattgtttttgtgtattcgtagattatttcaatgtatttatgAGTAATGTTCATGAGTGTGTGGGTTATTTCCGTGCACTCGTGTATTATTTCCATGTACTCGTGGTATATTTCAACTAACTTGACCATTATTTCCATGATCTATCAGCTTATGTCCATGATCTTCAGAATTTATTTCCACGAACCCGTGGTTAAATGTCCGTGAATATTTCCGTGTATTCTGTTTAATTTTCTAAACTCATAACTTTGTTCAATTTACATGTGGTTTTATTTCTGTGTCATTGGGTTTTTTCCCGATTACAGTTTATTTCTGTGTACTCGTCGTTTATTTCTGTGTATTGTGTTCATTTCCGATTACTGTTTATTTCTGTGTACCCGTGGTTTATTTCTGTGTATTGTGTTCATTTCCGATTACAGTTTATTTCTGTGTACCCGTGGTTTATTTCTGTGTATTGCGTTCATTTCCGATAACAGTTTATTTCAGTGTACCCGTGGTTTATTTCTGTGTATTGCGTTCATTTCCGATAACAGTTTATTTCTGTGTACCCGTGGTTTATTTCTGTGTATTGCGTTCATTTCCGATAACAGTTTATTTCTGTGTACCCGTGGTTTATTTCTGTGTATTGCGTTCATTTCCGATAACAGTTTATTTCTGTGTACCCGTGGTTTATTTCTGTGTATTGCGTTCATTTCCGATTACAGTTTATTTATGAGTACCCGTGGTTTATTTCTGTGCAGTAGTGGTGTATTTCTGTGTATTCCGAGTACAGTTTATTTCTTGTACCTGTGATTATTTCTGCGTACCCAGGGTTTATTTCCGTGAAGAAGTGGTTTTATTTCCAGATACTCGTCGTTATAATGCCCATGAGCTTGaagttaatatatatgtactcGTGATTTATTTCCAGTTACTGTGGGCTTATTTCCAGTTACTCGTCGTTTATACCTATTGCTTGTAGTTTATTTGGGTTTATTTTcaggtacttttgggcttaTTTACAGTTACTTGTCGTTTATGCCAATTGCTTGAGGCTTATTTCCAGTTACTTGGGTTTATTTTCAGATACTTTTGAGCTTATTTCCAGTTACTTGTCGTTTATGCCAATTGCTTGAGGTTTATTATTATGTAGTTCTGGTTCATTTCCAGGTACTCATGGTTCTCAGCTCGATTTCATGGGACCGCGTTTGTCTCCAACTCGACAAGCCTGCTCCACAGCGACTCATCTACACTTACAAAAATTGGGCGATTCTACAATGACTTTGAGCCCAGCGGAGCCACGCATATTGTTGGCTAGTATACGCCCTATGTTATAACAGAAAGAGAACTTAAATAAAGGTGTAAACGTCTACTATCTTTGTAAACTACGATTAGTTTTTGAGTTGTTGTAGATCTTTTAAAATCGTCAGTGCTTTATTTTGGCGTTTCTATAACCGAGCGAATATTCCATTTTCTGTTTCTGGAAACGACGCTAGACGGGACTTACTTAGGGATGCAACCTTTTGACCAACTCCTCATCTGAATCTGCTAGTgaagataatattaaatattcttCAATAACCGTGTAATTACAGTAGCCCCTACAGCCAAAAGGCTTTGCACGATGGCATTTGTAAGTGTACAGAACATGCGGACCCGATTGAAATCCGTCTTTCGCCAGAATATTTTTCCATCGTTGACTTCATATTTGTCAAGGTCACAATGGGACATGTGAAGGCGAGAGTGAGGGTGCAAATTATAATGCAGCTATTGTAGGTCGCGGGTAGACCTTTATAAACTAACAAAGAAAGATAGTTGTGGTGCGCTCCGTTTAGAACCGTTTAAACAACGCACCCCGGATCTCTCTGAATAATTGCCAAATTGTACTAATGAACCATTACTGGCGGTAACGAAAGTGCAGATCAACGGACAGATGTACTGTTCTTATCTTCACTAACATATATGTTAATTCTTACATATAATAATGCTATCAGACAGAGGTTAACAaattgtcaagtttgataagaaatgaaattaagtttgtTGCTATTTAGTTAATTTGTAACCGGCCTAAAATGTTgcggattttcatttttcttatgtTAATAACATGTGCCAGAGGATCGTGGAAAAAAGGCGTCGCTGCGTATGCACCAAACTTACTGTGTGATGATTTCAAAGCACTCAACAATGTATCGTGGTGGTATGTTGTCTTTCACACTGTTTCAATTTGAACACATATACACATTTCtactataaaataatttacagaACCACTATAATGAAATGAATCATTGTTATAGACATGTGCATTCTTGGAGTTTGAGGACATTCACTAATTATTAATGGTACCTGAAAGAGCGTATTTTCACGCTTTCACCTTCGTGTAGGCAAGCGCAAAACGGTGTTAATGCAAATGGTGTCGCTGCATTTTCATGCCCACTTAGGGATGAATTGGCGATAGTGTGTAAATAAACCAAACGGGGGAGGGTGCATTTTGTGTATTATGCATTTTGAGCGTGATAAACATGTGGTTAACCCGAATGCTTGAGAAACCTTTTTAGCAACATTGtaaagttaaaattaattttgtcaaCATAAATCGCGGCCATGCACTTCACAAAGCAGAGCTTGGACCAATTTAGTTTTTGCtagaattgttttgatattcagGTACGACTGGTCAAATAACCTCGACCGATATGATCATACAAATACGTTAAACAACTGCCCATCCAATATGACCAAGACCCCAATGCACGTGCCGATGATAAGGACAATATGGAAAAATGGTACCCATCCAACACTCACGCCGGGAGCAAAGTATGTCTTAGGCTACAACGAACCCAACCATCCAGTACATGTGAATTTAACCCCGAAACAAGCGGCGGACTTCTGGCCGGAGGTGGAGCGGCTGTCGGCGGGACTCCCTCTAATTTCACCAGTAATGGCCGGAGAGGACTTTCCTTGGCTGGACGAGTTCTTTCGCCTTTGCAACAACTGTCGCGTGGATTATATCGGCGCTCATATGTATAGGTATGGATCTATGCTTGTTTTGTTTGGAACACAGGGCCTTAAAAGTTTACAGTGTCTAGGAAGTGTGCAGTTGCTGTGTAGAAGAATGATACAGTTACATAGAATAATACTGTGGTCACTGTGTATCGGCTTAGAAGTAGACTATGCCATGAAAGTTTCAGGGTCCGAGAAGTTAACAGTACCTTTAAATTGACTGTGAATTGAAGTGAATGCAAACTATGCAGTGACTTTAAGTTCGGCTATGACATAAAGTTTGCGGTGTCTTTGAAGTATACAGTATCTTAAAAGTTCACATCGGCTTAGAAGTATATAGTAGGTTAAAAGTATGAAGTGACTTTAAGATCGGCTATGACATAAAGTTTGCGGTGTCTTTGAAGTATACAGTATCTTAAAAGTTCACATCGGCTTAGAAGTATATAGTAGGTTAAAAGTATGCAGTGACTTTAAGATCGGCTATGACATAAAGTTTGCGGTGTCTTTGAAGTATACAGTATCTTAAAAGTTCACATCGGCTTAGAAGTATATAGTAGGTTAGAAGTATGAAGTGACTTTAAGATCGGCTATGACATAAAGTTTGCGGTGTCTTTGAAGTATACAGTATCTTAAAAGTTCACATCGGCTTAGAAGTATATAAGTATAAGCATGTTAGAAACATATAACAACGATTAGGACTTAACGATGCTTGGTTATTCCAGACCGTAGgaaatgtaaatttgtttttatatcatgttaaacaaagaaaaagtgACCGATATAAGCAAGAATGGAATGCAGATATAGAAAGTTCAAGTAGAGCATTAACGTATAGATTGTTTGctgattttaaagtttaaccATATTTAGATATTGTTAGCATTGAAAAGTATAGAATTTCACTAACTAAATTACGTGTTTCGTCACATAGACTTTGCATAGAAACAGGTCGATGGAACAAACATGCACCTATTCCAGTTAATGAAAGagtctgtttattttgaaactctttagaagatgaatttcactttattttcgAATGTGAATGTTTCATAGAACTTAGACGAACACTAATAAACCGATATTACCGTACCAACGCTAATGTTATAAAGTTCAAAGATTTATTACAATCAGaaagttgtgttgttttgaaaaaaatagcaacattttaTCATAAAGCATTTGCTGCAagaaattgaatttttttcaattagtaatacatatatacaagtTACTCTCCTTTCGCTCTAtcttactacatgtacatactactCATCGCCAACCATATGAATGTACTaaccattgtatttgtatactgTACTCATGGGCTTATGCCTACTGTATATGTTTTCCCAAATAAACCAAACCAATAAACCAGTATATAGTAGGTTAGAAGTATGAAGCGGCGTTTTGATGTACTGTGACATAATCTATGCTGCGTATTTTAAGTGTACACTGGTTAATATGCTTTATATGCATCGATCACATATCCGTACGATGCTCatatggtttaagaaaaaaaaccgatttcaacaatttaaatccGTAATGTCTCCGTACAATCGTAATGTCCGGTCACATACCGTCAGGATTCCGTATGATAATTTGGTGGATGCAATCGTAGGATATCCTTACGGATATCGCAGACGGGTTGTACAGACCTTGTAAGGAGCTAAAACTTACCTCGTACGACGCACGTGCGTTTGAATAGCACTGGGGAGATGCCTGCACGGTTCCTGTACTATAAGAATAAACCAATTTGCTGATATCTGGTGACTAAAAGGGGAGGCAATGGGAACGCTGAAATTGCCCAGGCCTGATTTAGAAGTACGTCTAGAATTGGACGACACGGGTCATTCTATAGAGGGTACAGCAGATATTGTCAAGGCTATCGAACGGACCAGTTCTAGTTTTGAGCAATATTATGAGATATGTTTAACACCAACATATATTCAGGCATTAAAACCCATACTAAAAACCTTTATTCTAACATGTGTTGCCCATGTTTTTCGATAAGCTTTAACTTTGCATAATTGCTACAAACAGTGGATATCTACAATATTCGTTCAATGCATAAAGTTAGCAATGTTTATATTAAGACAGGTGATACGATTGCAAAAGTTTAtgtgaaaattgaaataaacgaaATCCTCTCAATTATTTGGAATAACACAAAATAGGCTGcactaataaatatacatttatttacgGTGTACGCAACTGCGTTGTCGCagtaattttcattgtattaaagGAAGTATATATTGGCTAATTAACAACTTACCATGGCCTTTTAGTATACTGTGGCTTTTAATTAAACAGTGGctaataaaatgattaatgGAGAGGTGCGATATATGAATATATCTATCTTACAGGTGCAACGCTAACCAGATCATGCACTTTCTTCAGCAATTGCACAACCGCTATCACAAGAAGGTTTGGCTCACGGAGTTTGCGTGTCGCCACACGACGGACGAGAACGCCCATCTCCACCTTATGCAGACATTGCTACCCAGACTGGAGGCTGCACACTACGTTTACAGGTCAACGTTTTGTCCGATTCACAAAACATAGTATGGACATTATGAGGTTTATAACACAATGATACAGATAAAACACAAACTGAGGAACTGCCTTCCATGTAACCGTGATTTATTTTTGTGACCTCTTGGTTTGTTTTGTGTACTCCTGGTTTATTTCTGTGACATGTGGCTTATTTCCGTGTACTCGTGGTTCATTTTTGTGTACTGGCGGATTATTTGCATGCCTTTGAGGATTATTCTCAGGCAATAACGGGCTTTTGCCGTGTATTTGTGGTTTAAACCGTGTACTCgtagtttatttaaatgaactAATGGTTTGTGTTTATGGATTTTCCCTCGCGCACGTGAATTATTTCTGTGTATACGtagtatattttaatgtattaaatgaTGCTATATGTTCATGATTGTGTGGCTTATTTCCGTGCACTCTTGTTTTAGTTCCATATACTGGTTTGGTaattttggtttatttaatgttCTTATCGTTAATACCCATGAGCTTgaagtaaatataatttgtatatgttCTCTTGATTTTCTTCCAGTTACTTTGGGTTTATTTCCAGGTACTTTGGGTAAAATTCAACTTAGGTTTATTGGGCTTATTTACCGTGACTTGTCGCTTATGCCAATTGCTTGAGATTTATGTCTGTGTAATTCTGGTTTATTTCCAGGTACTCATGGTTCTCAGCTCGATTTCATGGAAACGATTTTGTCTCTAACTCGACAAGCCTGCTCCACAGCGACTCCTCAACCTTGACAAAAATTGGGCGATTCTACAATGACTTTGAGCCCAGCGGAGCCACGCATATTGTTGGCTAGTATACGCCCAATGTTATAACAGAAGGAAAACATTAATAAAGGTGTAAACATCTATTATCTTTGTAAACTACGATTATTTCTTGAATTGTTGTAGATCTTTTAAAACtgtcagtgttttatttttgcgTTTCTAAAACCGAGCGAGTATTCCACTTTCCGTTTCTTCATGATTATTGAATAATGATACACGAATTTTAACTCTCATGATATTGGTAAATCACCAGAACtggtgtcaattttgagacgcCATGAGAAATTACCCCTAGTGGCGGTCAAACCCGCAACCACTCGGCTGAGAgtcggacacctataccacaagatCACCGTCACTCTAATCccgtttaaaagtattttgaaaaaaaacacacaaaagctTTCAACATGTGCTTGTAGGCTCACTGACACTCACATAAATCATTTTCCACACGCAATAACAGACGTTTTTCTTAACGTATATAGCGTAGTGCACACAATGTAGCCCACAGGTACATGAACCCGTACGCGTTGAAGTTTAAAACCAAATGgatacaattttaatatgacAATTAATGAAGAACGagatcaaagaaaaaaacactcaaCAATATGGTACAAATCATGATTTTCGATGCCTGAAATTCGACTGACTTTTGACAACTTCAGCTCCAGGGTTGGATTTAAACCGCACAATTTGCAGTGTGTATTATGGTCGTGTTATTCACGGAACAACGCAGACAATAGTTGAAATAACTTAATAAGGTTAATTTTATAATGAGTATCAGGGACGGGCTCAGGAATTGACTTTAGAGGGGGTGTAATCTACGgacgcaaccttttgacatgcgcctCTCCCTCAGACACAAAATGTATATGGTTTGAAATGTTTGTAGGGGGATTTGGCCTACACCCCTAAGTCATTTTCAACCATTCAGGTCCGATATGGTGCATTTCAAGCGTATTTTATTCCCTTTTCCTCCCGATACTGacacaaaaatatatgattGGATGATCTTGGTGGGTAGAGCACGCCGGTTGCCCTCACCCCTGAATCCGCTAGTGAAAATCATAATAAGCTAAACGCCTCTCCCTTCTTTTTTAGTTGACACTAATTAATTTTATTCCTATTATTACGAAAGTTTTATTAAAGGAATACGAATGCTGAAGTAGTCCCCAAGGACACATACAATTCCGTTTACCACTGTTATCAGTCAGGAGCAAACCCAAATATAAGTTTGAAACATTGGACCTACGGTGAGACCGGGGTTGTATGCGAAACATTGGGTGAGTTGCTTATGGAAAAGCACCAATTTAACAGTTCACCAGCAGAACCCGATAAGCAATGACCTGAGTCAGCAGTCGGGTTTTAAAAGAGGCACACTATAAACATTGTCGGCAACCTCAGTACTTAATTCCGTCATACTTAAAAAACGCAGGATAATTAACTGACAAAATCTTGtcttaatgaatatgcatgaggcaggggagacaactctttTTCTTATGATTTTGTATGTCACAATTGAATATTCTTCAATAACCCTGTAATTCCAGTAGGCCGAATGGCTTTGCACGGaatttattattgtaaagaAAATGTGGACCAGGTTCAAACCCGTCCTACGCCAAACTAACTTTTCGACGGGAAAGCATCGGGTATCATGAAACTGCCTTATAatataaatcattcaaaacTACGAGACTTTCGTAGCCAGATCGCCCAAATTTAAGGCCTACCGGCGCCTATCGGCTACATCATGGCTTGACCTCTCCACACCCTCGTGCAGTTTAAAGAGTACTTTAGAAGTTTTCATCCTTAAATGGGGAATATAGCTATAGATAATGATTAAGCCCGCAAAAGGTTGACTATATAACAACGACTATTAACATGTACACGTTACACACTCGCGAGAAGATGACTAACTGCGGTTAATGGAGGCCGATCGAGCTCTGTGTGCGCCACCTTGTTTGGTTGCAATGACTCGGTGCCTCGAATTATACTATTAATCTTTCCGATCATAATCAGTGCCGAGTGATCAATTAAATGGAATCGACAAAGCGCTTGACGATTTTGAAAGTTTACCAATAGAAAAAGAGCGAAAAGTCTTAAGCTCCGCCCTCAGAAAGAGCACGTTGTTAGTTAACACGCTCAGACGCTCTACGATATATAACCGTTGC encodes the following:
- the LOC128218991 gene encoding uncharacterized protein LOC128218991, with translation MLRIFIFLLFITCTSGRSWKKGVTAYAPKLRCDDFKALSNISWWYDWSSNLDRYDHARTLNNCPPNMDMAPMHVPMIKTIWKNGTHPTLSPGAKYVLGYNEPDHADQADLTPKQAADFWPEVERLSAGLPLISPVTAGQDFPWLDEFFRLCNNCRVDYIGAHMYRCNADQIMSFLQQLHRRYHKKVWLTEFACPHTTDENDHLHLMQTLLPRLEAANYVYRYSWFSARFHGTAFVSNSTSLLHSDSSTLTKIGRFYNDFEPSGATHIVG
- the LOC128218992 gene encoding uncharacterized protein LOC128218992, which produces MLRIFIFLMLITCARGSWKKGVAAYAPNLLCDDFKALNNVSWWYDWSNNLDRYDHTNTLNNCPSNMTKTPMHVPMIRTIWKNGTHPTLTPGAKYVLGYNEPNHPVHVNLTPKQAADFWPEVERLSAGLPLISPVMAGEDFPWLDEFFRLCNNCRVDYIGAHMYRCNANQIMHFLQQLHNRYHKKVWLTEFACRHTTDENAHLHLMQTLLPRLEAAHYVYRYSWFSARFHGNDFVSNSTSLLHSDSSTLTKIGRFYNDFEPSGATHIVG